One part of the Candidatus Flexicrinis affinis genome encodes these proteins:
- a CDS encoding DUF433 domain-containing protein, with protein MTDAPITEAIPIYTDDDGRMRVSGTRVLLDLIVHAYHQGETPEHIVQMYTTLSLDQVYLAIGYYLRHREAVDEYIKRMETEAEQLRQEWEAQHPPLTRAELEARLHAKRANAE; from the coding sequence GTGACCGACGCCCCGATCACCGAAGCCATCCCGATCTATACCGATGACGACGGTCGAATGCGTGTAAGCGGCACGCGCGTACTGCTCGACCTCATCGTACACGCCTATCATCAGGGTGAGACCCCCGAACACATTGTCCAGATGTACACCACGCTGTCGCTTGATCAGGTGTACTTGGCGATCGGCTATTACCTGCGCCACCGCGAGGCCGTCGACGAGTACATTAAGCGCATGGAAACGGAAGCCGAACAGCTCCGGCAGGAGTGGGAAGCACAGCATCCGCCCCTCACGCGGGCCGAGCTCGAAGCACGCCTCCACGCGAAGCGCGCGAATGCGGAATGA
- a CDS encoding DUF5615 family PIN-like protein → MKFLADENFNNDILRGVWRRIPSAVFIRVQDTEIAGANDDGVLEYAAERGYIVLTHDVNTMRGHFYRRMRSGEPLPGLFLVHKHTPVAKVIDALELILSASDAAEWLGVATYVPFD, encoded by the coding sequence ATGAAGTTCCTCGCTGACGAGAACTTCAACAACGATATTCTACGCGGCGTCTGGCGGCGGATCCCAAGTGCCGTTTTCATCCGTGTCCAAGACACTGAGATTGCGGGCGCCAATGATGATGGTGTGTTGGAATACGCCGCCGAGCGCGGATATATTGTCCTCACGCATGACGTAAACACGATGCGTGGACATTTCTACCGACGAATGCGGTCCGGCGAACCCCTGCCGGGGCTGTTTCTCGTCCACAAACATACGCCTGTGGCGAAGGTAATCGATGCGCTTGAACTCATACTCTCCGCCAGCGATGCGGCGGAGTGGCTAGGCGTTGCGACCTACGTGCCGTTTGACTGA